The window AGCCATTGCATTAACAAAAGCAATTCAAGAGAAAAAACCAAAAATGATTGTCAATCTTGGTTCAGCAGGCGGTTACGGCTTCAAAAAAGGAGAAGTTATCTGCTGTACACAATTTATTCAGCGAGATATGGATGCTCAAGGTTTAGGTTTTAAAAAATTTGAAACTCCGCTATCTGGAATTCCTACAATTTTGAAAAATGGACTGAAAATGGATAACCTTAAAGAAGGTATTTGCGGAAGCGGTGACAGTTTTGAGATGAATCATATCAATACAGAATATAATGTTATCGATATGGAAGCTTATCCGTTGGCATTGATTGCAATGCAGGAAAATATTCCGTTTTTATGCTTAAAATATATTTCTGATGACGCCGGAAGTGATGCTGCAGATGATTGGTCGGTTCAGGTACATCTTGCTTCAGAAGCATTTAAGCAAATATTATTTACAGAAGTGTAAAAAATGAAACCAACCCAACCCAAATCAAAATATGAAAGCAATTATTTTAGAAAATCCGGGTGACCCAAAAAAATTAAAGCTAACTGAAATTGAAAAACCACCAATTAAAGAAGGGGAAGTTTTAGTTGAAGTAAAATCTGTAAGCATTAATCCGATAGATGTAAAAACTCGTTCTGGTAAAGGAGCTTACTCAAAATTAAAAGATGAAAATCCATTAATTTTAGGTTGGGATATTTCGGGAATTGTAGTTGAAACTAATTCTTCAAAATTTAAATTGAATGATGAAGTTTTTGGAATGATTAATTTTCCCGGTCATGGAAAAGCGTATGCTCAATTTGTGACTGCTTCTGAAAATCATATCGCTTTAAAACCAAAAAACATCAGTTCTGAAGAAGCTGCAGCAACAAGTTTAGCGGCCTTAACCGCATTACAGGCAATTGAAAAAGCAGAACTGAAAGAAGGTCAAAATGTTTTGATTCATGCAGCAGCGGGTGGAGTAGGTCATTTTGCTGTTCAGATTGCAAAATATTTAGGAGCCTCTGTAACCGGAACTTCATCCGCAAAAAACAGAGAATTTGTATTGAGTGTTGGAGCTGACAATCATATTAATTATACAAATTATGACTGGGAAAACTCCGAAGAAAAGTTTGATTTTATTTTAGATACAATCGGTGGTGAAAATATTGATCATTCTGTAAAAGTTTTGAAAAATGGAGGAACCATTATCAGTATTCCGAGTGGTTTAAATGAAAAGGTTGAAGAAAAAGCAACTTCTGTAAACGCTAAAGGATTTACTATGTTGGTGCAATCTAATGGGAATGATATGCAAAAACTCGCTGAACTTTTAGAAAAAAGTTTTATAAAACCTCATATTTATAAAATTTATCACTTTGATGAAATGTCTGAGGCTCATAAAGAATTGGAAAAGGGTAGAGCAGTGGGAAAAATCGTGGTAAACTTTTAGAAATAACAGATTAAATCCCTCAACACAAATGAATTATGGAAAATATTTCTGAAATAATATCGCATTTTAATTTTACCCAAACCAGAAAGTCTAAACAGTATTTAGTATTATTTTTCAGTCAAAAAAACTTTAATAAAAGCCAAACTTTATACACGCAGCAAAAGCTGAAGATGTTTTTAGATAATTTTCAGCTCATTAACGAATACAAGTGTAGTGAAAATATCATTTCTTCTACTCAAAAATTCTTAGGAGAAGTAAACTCCGAAAATTATAATCTGCTGACAAAAATTACATACAGAGAGTTTTTCAACCAAACCAATAATAATATTTCGTTGTTTATTGAGTTTTTTCATCGTTTTGAAGTTGTGTTAAAAAACTTTCGGAAATCATATCTTTGTAAAGAGTATTCTAATGAAATTGAAAAATACATCCAATTTATTGATTCTCTATCCATAAATGAATATCATTATAAAATCTTAAATTTTGAACAAAGAAAAAATATCTTAACCACAATAGAAGCCGAAGTTAAAAACGGAAACTTCCTATCATTCTGGAATTTTTTCTACATGTTTGATGTTTATTCAAGTATTGCAAAAGGAATACAACAACACAATTTAAAATTTCCTCAATTTAATTCTGATGCCAATTTTAGGATTGAGAATTTTTATCATTTAGACTTAAAAGATGCGGTTAAAAATACAGTTGAAATAACAGAGAAAAATACAATTATATTTACAGGAGCCAATATGTCGGGTAAATCAACCGCAATGAAATCAATCAGCATTATTGTTTTGTTGGCTCATTTAGGAGTTGCAGTTCCGGCTGAGAATTGTAATATTCCGTTTTATGAAAGTATCTTTTTGTTTTTTTCTGTCAATGATAATCTGAAAGAAGGTTACAGCCATTTTATGCAGGAAATTGTAAATCTTAAAAATGTACTCCAGGAATTAAAGACAAAAAACTGCTTCGTTGTTTTTGATGAAATATTTAGTGGAACCAATATTAATGATGCGGCAAAAATAACGGTCGATACAATTGAAGGGTTATCTAAACATAAAAACTCAATGTTTATTTTTTCAACTCATTTAAATCTGATAGAAAACTATTTAGTGAACAATAAAAATATTATGTTGCTAAATCTGGAATCATTTCTTGCAGACAATGACTTAATATTTACTTATAAACTAAAAGAAGGCTGGTCTAAACTTGAAATTGGAAAAATACTTTTTGATCAATACGGTTTGAATGATTTATTAAAACAAAACTAACTAACAAAAATCTACACATGAAAAATTATATATTTTTAGCATTTGCAATACTTTTTGAATCTGTGGCAACATCTTTTTTAAAAGCATCAGAAGGATTTACAAAACCTTTACAAACTATAATTTTTGTTGTGGCAATGTCAGCTTCGTTTTATTTACTTACCCATGCTATAAAAGTTATTCCAATCGGGATAGCGTATGCAATTTGGTCAGCCGTTGGAATTGTTCTGATTTCTTTAGTAGGATACTTCGTGTATAAGCAAAGTCTTGATCTTCCTGCAATTTTGGGAATTATTTTAATAATTATAGGAGTAGTCATTATTAATGTATTTTCAAAATCAGCGTCTCACTAATTGTAAAGTATTGTGATTGAGGTTTTCCATTTGTAGAAAAATACCCAATTTAACATAATATAAATTATAGGACTTTTATAATAATATAAATAAAGTCTAATTATTTAACTAAAATACAGACATTATGGGCTTAGTTTTTGATTAGTCTTTTACAGCTGATTATTTTTTTGTTTATTGCTAAATTCTTTAACACGAATTCAATAATAAAAACAATTCTTGAGGCTTCAATTAAACCTAATGCAATCCGGGAAATATTTTCTAAGCGATTCTCAGCAATTAGGATTTTATTGAATACTTTCAATTGGCTTCAGATTTTTTATGTTTACGTGAGCAATTATAAAGTTTAACATAATATCCTAATTATGAAAAAATATTTTCTACTCAGTGCATTTTCTGTTTTGATGATGAACTGTACTAAAAAAAATGAAACGGTAAAACCTGTGGCAATTACAGATTCACTTGAAACTCCGGCCGAACCGGCTATTGATACTTTGGGCGCAAAAACCTTCTGTTATTTGGGAGTTACCGGAAAAGACAGCGTTTTTGTAAGCCTCGATGATAATTTAGGCACGCTTTCAGGAAAAATGGCTTATAAAAACAGTGAAAAAGACAGTTCAAAAGGTGAATTATTAGGATTTAAATCTGGTGATACTTTAAAACTTACTTACGAATTTGCCTCTGAAGGAACCACCAGTAAAAGAGATATTTTCTTCATTCAAAAAGAGAATTCTTTAACTGAAGGAATTGGAGATCAAAAAGATGAAAACGGAACAATGCGCTATGCAGACGAAAAGAAAACAACCTATAAAGACGGGCAAAAACTGGAAAAAGTTGACTGCAATGTCGTTGAAAAAGTTTTAAAATAAATTTAATTATAATCAAACCAAATCTTTATGCAAAATTTTAATGTGAAACCATTTACGAAAAATGAATTTATCGAAGAACTACGAAAAAAATTTCCGCAATATAAAATTCAAACCAGTTTTGGTGCGTTGCAGGTTAGAAAAAGTGGTTTTACGGTTACAGGAAATGTAAAAATTGATACAAACCCCGATACCGGAAAAATCACTACTACAACACAGCTCGACTCGATGCCTTTTTTAATTATTATGTTGCCAATTGGCCTTTATGTTTGGTCAAAAAAACAGAAAATCAAAGACTTTGAAAATGAAGTTATTGAAGGTATAAAAGTGATGATGAACTAATCAATTCAAATAAAAAAGCAACTCAAAGGAGTTGCTTTTTTATAATTATAATTCACTATTAAATGTTTTAATAAACTCTTCAACTGGCTTATCCTGAGTATTCCATGAAGTTATTAAACGAATTGCTGAATAATTTTCATCAATCTTTTTCCAAATATAAAAATCAAATTTTTCAGCTAAAACTTCAATGGTTTGATTGTTTAAAATCGGAAAAATTTGATTGGTATAGGTCTCAGATAGAAACTGCACTCCCCTTTCAGACAAAGCTTTTTTAATTTTCATCGCCTGTTGGTTTGCATTTTTAGCTAAATCAAAATACAAATCGTCTTTCATTAGCTCCAAAAACTGAATTCCTAAAAGTCTTCCTTTTGCCAACAACGCTCCTTTTTGCTTGATATTAAAGGCGAAATCAGGACGCAAATCTTTTTCAGTAATTATTATTACTTCCCCTAATAAAGCTCCGTTTTTGGTGCCTCCCAGATAGAAAACATCCGTTAATTCGGCAATGTTTTTTAGCTCTAAATCGTTAATTTCTGACGTTAAAGCGTGTCCCAATCGGGCTCCATCCATAAAAAGATAAAGGTTATTTTCTTTACAAAACCTAGAAAGATTTTCCAGCTCTTTTTTTGTATAAATTGTTCCGAGCTCAGTAGAATTTGAAATATAAACCAACTTCGGCATTACCTGATGCGGAATATTTTGATGGCTTTCTAAAACAGGAATAATATCTTCCGGAAAAAGTTTTCCGTCTTCTTTTTCTATGCTTAAAATTTTGTGTCCCGTTGCTTCAATTGCCCCTGTTTCGTTGTTTAAAATATGGCCGGTTGATGCAGAAATCACACACTGATAAGGTTTTAAAATCGAAGAAATTACGATAAGATTAGCCTGAGTTCCTCCCGAAACAAAGTAAACTTCAGCCTCCTGGTTTTCAATTTTAGCTTTAATTAAATCTTTAGCTTTTTTAGAATAATCGTCTTCACCGTACCCTGCCTGCTGATCGAGATTATTTCGAAGAAGTGATTCTAAAATTTGAGGATGACATCCTTCGGAATAATCGTTTTTAAAAGAAAATTTCATACTGTAAAATTAAAAAATCTTAAAATAACAAGACCTAAATTTAAAAAATATTTTGTTAGATTTGTATTGAAAATCATCTAACATTTTGAAAACAACATTAACAGAAGAAAACTATCTGAAAGCTTTGTTTCATGTAGTTGACCATGAAGGAAAAGTGACGATTAACGAACTGAGCAAGTTTCTGAACGTAAAAATGCCGAGCGTTAATAACATGATGAAGAAATTTGCCGATAAAAATTGGGTAATTTATGAAACCTACAAACCTCTAAGGGTTACCGAAAAAGGCAGACGCGAAGCTGCTTTGGTTGTAAGAAAACACCGTCTTACCGAAATGTTTTTGGTTAAAAAAATGAATTTCGGCTGGGAAAATGTACACGAAATTGCAGAACAACTAGAACATGTACATTCACAGATTTTCTTTGATAAAATGGATGAAATTTTAGACTATCCCAAATTTGACCCTCACGGCGAGCCTATTCCCGATAAAGACGGAAATATCATTGCGCAGGATCTACAGAAATTAAGCAATTGCAAAATTGGTGAAACTGTTGTTTTCACCTCTGTTACTTTATCTGATGATGCTTTTCTTAATTACCTTACCGAAAGAAAACTTCTATTAAATACTAAAATCAAGATTCTTAAAATTGAAGATTTCGACAAGTCGATTACTATAGAAATTTTAGGAAAATCTGAAGTTCTCAGTAAGAAAGCAACCGAAAAGATTCTGGTAAAGCATTAGTTAACCTTTTCTTTTATTTCACGTAATTTTTTCGGCTTTATGCTTAATAAAAATACAGTTGAAATAATAAGCAGACTCCCTACCCAATCGATTGTAGAAAAAGAAACATTCAGCCAAAGTACCGCCAAAACCGTTGCAGAAAGCGGCTCCATCGAAGCTAAAAGGCTTGTTTTTTGTCCACCAATAATTTGTACTGCTGTAAGATAAGCGTAAAACGCAATTAAAGTTCCAAAAATTACGATGAATGCAGTGTACCAATATGTTTGAAAATCCCAAATTCCTTCGATGCTGAAAGGTGATTTCACAAAGCTGAAAACAAAACCACCACACATCATCCCCCATCCGATGACGACCGATGATTTGTATTTTGAAAGTAATTGTACAGGTTGCAGGGTGTAAATCGCCAGTGCCACAGCTGAAGCCAATCCAAAAAAGAGCGCTGTTCCTGAAATATTTAAGCTATTAATATTTCCGTGAGTTACCAGTAAAAATGTTCCGGCAACTGCTAAAATAATAGCTAAAAACTCAATCATCATTGGAATTTTTTTGTTTTTAAAAGCCAAGTAAACAGCAATTACTACAGGTCCTGCATATTGCAAAACTGTTGCTGTAGCAGCGTTGGAATGTTTGATTGCTGCAAAATAAGTGTACTGCACAGCAAGCATTCCGGTGATACTGAAAATAGTGAGCTGAATAGCATCTTTCTTGTTTTTCCAAATAGAAAACACATTAGTCTTATCAATAAATTTAGCGAATAAGAGCAAACATATTCCGGAAATCAGCATTCTAACCGTAATCAGCCATTCAATGTTAATTCCTCTTTGTTGAAAAAGAAATTGTGCGAAAGTACCAGACACTCCCCAAAGTAATGCTGCAACTACAGCTAATAGAAAACCTTTAAAAACACTCATTGCTCAATATTTATTTTGCAAAATTGCATCAAAAACAGCTTGCTTTTTAATGAAATTTCAATAGTTTTTTGCAATTTTGTTTCATATTTAATCCTAAATATCAATATTTTGAAATCACTCGATCCATTTGACACGGCAATTTTAAAAATTCTTCAAAAAGATAACTTAACTCCACAAAGAGATATTGGGGAAAAAATTGGGCTTTCTGCAGCGGCTGTTCAGCGTAGAATTAAAAGAATGCGCGAATCTGGAATTATAAAAGCGGATGTTTCGGTAATTGATATCAATAAAATCCCTCACTGCATCACATTGATTGTAGAAATTTTTATGGAAAGCGAAAAGATTGAATTGCTCGATTACGCAAAATCTGTTTTCACTTCAACTCCTGAAGTGCAGCAATGTTATTTTGTCACCGGAACTTCAAATTTCATTTTAATTATTGTAGTTCCTTCTATGAAAGATTATGAAGTTTTAACGAGAAAGATTTTCTACAGCAATAAAAACATCAACCACTTTCGAACCATGGTCACCATGGATACCTTGAAATCTAATCTTGAATTACCGTATCAAATATTACAGCAATTAGAATAGATTCAGGAAAATTTAAACATAAAAAAAGCGGATTAAAAAAATCCGCTTTAAAAATATAGTTTAAGAATTATTTCAAATATTTAGTAATTGCCTCATCTGTAGGTTTTACTTTGCTTACAAAACTATCGATAAGCTTACCGTTTTCGTCAATTAAAAACTTGGTAAAGTTCCATTTCACTTCGGTATCTTTTACGCCATTCAATTGTTTTTCGGTAAGATAGTTAAAAATTGGAGCCGTATCCTCTCCTTTCACAGAAACTTTAGCTGCTAAAGGAAAAGTAACTCCGAAATTTTTCTGGCAAAAAGCACCGATTTCAACATTGGTTCCTGGTTCTTGACCTCCAAAATTGTTTGCAGGGAAACCAACCACGACCAATTTGTCGCCGTATTCTTTAGAAAGCTTTTCCAAATCTTCATATTGAGGCGTAAAACCGCATTCTGAAGCCGTGTTTACGATAAGGATTTTCTTTCCTTTAAAGTCTGCAAAATTAATAGTTTTGCCTTCTTCAAGAGCATCTACTTTGTAGTCGTATATTGTTTTTGACATAACCTGTTTGGTTTTTACTTTAGAAACTTCGCTTTTTTTCTGAGCGCAACTATTAGAAAATGCTACAAAAGAAATGAGCACGATAAAAAACTTCTTCATTTTGAGATATTTATTTTAAAATTTAAAACTGTTTGCAGGGAATACTTTATTGATCTCCACTTTGTTGAGAAGCATCACATAGTCACCGTCTTTTTTAGCGCTCGATGATTCTAATCTGAATGGCATCATCAAATTTCCTACCTTTTTGTAATCTGAATATGTTAAAGTTTCATCTTTTTTTATTTCTTTTAAAAGCATGAAAGATTTTGTATCGAAATAATAGTAGTTTTTGTTGACATTTTTAGTCAATTCTACCTTGTGACAGTAGATTTCTCCTACTTTTTCTTTTCCTAAATATTTTGCTTCAAAACCTTTATTTTCCCAATCGATAAAATCATTATCAAAACTTTCCGGAATATATTCCTTATACTCCTGAATTTTATTGGTCGCATAATTCATTGCATACCCTTTGCTTCCGTCATACCCTTCAATAGCGGTATCTTTTCCACCAATCGTAATCACGGTTTTGGTTAGATTCGGTCTTTGCTGGTATATTTTGATAGGATATTCATCTTTAATTCCTAAAATTACTTTCCCTTGAAGGAATACTGAGTTTAAAAGCTTCCAATTGGTTAATCCGCCCGATAATTCTATGTTTTTATCTATAATTTCTTTAGCAGTCTGAGCAAACGACAATTGCGAAATAATCAGGACGAAAACGATAAGTAATTTCTTCATTAAATCAATTTATAAAATCAAATATAAGCCTTTCTTGTTTAATGTAACAATGTAGCAGTTTACCAGTGTAACAAAATATTACAATTTTGTAATATTTTGTTTTAAATAAGGAAACTTTTACCTTTTTACTTTTGCCTTGGCTCTTACAGTAATTTTCTTGCTTTTTCTAAATCTTCCGGTGTATCAATACCGACTCCGATGAAGTTGGTTTCTATTAATTTAATTTTCATTCCATATTCCAGATAACGGATGCATTCTATTTTTTCTGAAATTTCCAAAGGTTTCATTTCTAATTTTGAAAACTGAAGCAAAGCGTGTTTTCTGAAAGCATACACTCCGATGTGCTTGAAATAATCAACATCATAAGAAACTTCTCTGTGAAAAGGAATCACAGAACGGCTAAAATACAGGGCAAAACCGTTGTTGTCGGTAATTACTTTTACGTTATTAGGGTTTTCTATTTCTTCTTTTTCGTGAAGTTTTATTTTTAATGAAGCTAAAGAAATTTCCTGATTTTCATCTTCTTTAAAAACTTCAATTAACTGCTTTAAAGGTTCTAATTTTAAAAAAGGTTCGTCGCCCTGAACGTTGATGACAATATCACAGTCGATATTTTGTACTGCTTCTGCAATACGGTCACTTCCTGTTTCGTGTTGACCCGTCATTACTGCTTTTCCGCCTTGATTTTGAATTTCATTAAAGATTAATTCAGAATCTGTGGCTACAAAAACTTCATCGAAAAGTCCGGTTTCTACAACGTTTTGGTAGGTTGTTGTAATGACTGTTTTTTCTCCCAAGATCTGCATTAGTTTTGCGGGAAAACGGCTGGCTTCATAACGTGCAGGAATAACAGCGATAATTTTCATTTTTAATTTCTTTAGTTCTAATAAATTGTGGTTCTTCAACGTTGAATCTCACGCAGCCCGACTTGAACGGAGCTCTTTTTTATCGGGTAGCTGAGGCTCTCGAAGCTACCTGATAAAAAAAGCGGGAGTGGAAGGCGGATAAAGCTGCCCAAATAAGTCTATTCAAAAATAAGAATAGAAATAAAAATTGCCGAAGTACAAACCTTCGGCAATTTATGTGATTTTTCTTAAAACTCAAATTCTCCAATAAGAATTTTGCTGTCACTTTCCTGTTTATTTTCTTTCTGACTTTGAAAAACAGCAATTTTTCTTTCCTGTCTTCCGTCTGAATAATACAGATAAACTTCTGCCATCACCGTTGTTGGTCCGGAAAGCATATTCTGTCTTTCACCAAAGAAATTGGTTTTTATTTTATATTTCCCTTTAACGGCCTTTTTCAGCAAAAACTGTTCTGGCCCGAAACCTTGTGTAAAATCATTACTCAATCTTCCCCCGATTGCAGTAGACTTGTGAGAATAAGAGCAGTCTT is drawn from Chryseobacterium muglaense and contains these coding sequences:
- a CDS encoding Lrp/AsnC family transcriptional regulator; the protein is MKSLDPFDTAILKILQKDNLTPQRDIGEKIGLSAAAVQRRIKRMRESGIIKADVSVIDINKIPHCITLIVEIFMESEKIELLDYAKSVFTSTPEVQQCYFVTGTSNFILIIVVPSMKDYEVLTRKIFYSNKNINHFRTMVTMDTLKSNLELPYQILQQLE
- a CDS encoding 5'-methylthioadenosine/S-adenosylhomocysteine nucleosidase family protein, which translates into the protein MITLNKELSYPISETLFVFALDYEAGKVFDHTRKLITGIGKVNAAIALTKAIQEKKPKMIVNLGSAGGYGFKKGEVICCTQFIQRDMDAQGLGFKKFETPLSGIPTILKNGLKMDNLKEGICGSGDSFEMNHINTEYNVIDMEAYPLALIAMQENIPFLCLKYISDDAGSDAADDWSVQVHLASEAFKQILFTEV
- a CDS encoding glutathione peroxidase gives rise to the protein MKKFFIVLISFVAFSNSCAQKKSEVSKVKTKQVMSKTIYDYKVDALEEGKTINFADFKGKKILIVNTASECGFTPQYEDLEKLSKEYGDKLVVVGFPANNFGGQEPGTNVEIGAFCQKNFGVTFPLAAKVSVKGEDTAPIFNYLTEKQLNGVKDTEVKWNFTKFLIDENGKLIDSFVSKVKPTDEAITKYLK
- a CDS encoding threonine aldolase family protein, with protein sequence MKFSFKNDYSEGCHPQILESLLRNNLDQQAGYGEDDYSKKAKDLIKAKIENQEAEVYFVSGGTQANLIVISSILKPYQCVISASTGHILNNETGAIEATGHKILSIEKEDGKLFPEDIIPVLESHQNIPHQVMPKLVYISNSTELGTIYTKKELENLSRFCKENNLYLFMDGARLGHALTSEINDLELKNIAELTDVFYLGGTKNGALLGEVIIITEKDLRPDFAFNIKQKGALLAKGRLLGIQFLELMKDDLYFDLAKNANQQAMKIKKALSERGVQFLSETYTNQIFPILNNQTIEVLAEKFDFYIWKKIDENYSAIRLITSWNTQDKPVEEFIKTFNSEL
- a CDS encoding metal-dependent transcriptional regulator, which produces MKTTLTEENYLKALFHVVDHEGKVTINELSKFLNVKMPSVNNMMKKFADKNWVIYETYKPLRVTEKGRREAALVVRKHRLTEMFLVKKMNFGWENVHEIAEQLEHVHSQIFFDKMDEILDYPKFDPHGEPIPDKDGNIIAQDLQKLSNCKIGETVVFTSVTLSDDAFLNYLTERKLLLNTKIKILKIEDFDKSITIEILGKSEVLSKKATEKILVKH
- the kdsB gene encoding 3-deoxy-manno-octulosonate cytidylyltransferase; the protein is MKIIAVIPARYEASRFPAKLMQILGEKTVITTTYQNVVETGLFDEVFVATDSELIFNEIQNQGGKAVMTGQHETGSDRIAEAVQNIDCDIVINVQGDEPFLKLEPLKQLIEVFKEDENQEISLASLKIKLHEKEEIENPNNVKVITDNNGFALYFSRSVIPFHREVSYDVDYFKHIGVYAFRKHALLQFSKLEMKPLEISEKIECIRYLEYGMKIKLIETNFIGVGIDTPEDLEKARKLL
- a CDS encoding NADP-dependent oxidoreductase; its protein translation is MKAIILENPGDPKKLKLTEIEKPPIKEGEVLVEVKSVSINPIDVKTRSGKGAYSKLKDENPLILGWDISGIVVETNSSKFKLNDEVFGMINFPGHGKAYAQFVTASENHIALKPKNISSEEAAATSLAALTALQAIEKAELKEGQNVLIHAAAGGVGHFAVQIAKYLGASVTGTSSAKNREFVLSVGADNHINYTNYDWENSEEKFDFILDTIGGENIDHSVKVLKNGGTIISIPSGLNEKVEEKATSVNAKGFTMLVQSNGNDMQKLAELLEKSFIKPHIYKIYHFDEMSEAHKELEKGRAVGKIVVNF
- a CDS encoding histidine kinase; translated protein: MKKLLIVFVLIISQLSFAQTAKEIIDKNIELSGGLTNWKLLNSVFLQGKVILGIKDEYPIKIYQQRPNLTKTVITIGGKDTAIEGYDGSKGYAMNYATNKIQEYKEYIPESFDNDFIDWENKGFEAKYLGKEKVGEIYCHKVELTKNVNKNYYYFDTKSFMLLKEIKKDETLTYSDYKKVGNLMMPFRLESSSAKKDGDYVMLLNKVEINKVFPANSFKF
- a CDS encoding DMT family transporter, yielding MSVFKGFLLAVVAALLWGVSGTFAQFLFQQRGINIEWLITVRMLISGICLLLFAKFIDKTNVFSIWKNKKDAIQLTIFSITGMLAVQYTYFAAIKHSNAATATVLQYAGPVVIAVYLAFKNKKIPMMIEFLAIILAVAGTFLLVTHGNINSLNISGTALFFGLASAVALAIYTLQPVQLLSKYKSSVVIGWGMMCGGFVFSFVKSPFSIEGIWDFQTYWYTAFIVIFGTLIAFYAYLTAVQIIGGQKTSLLASMEPLSATVLAVLWLNVSFSTIDWVGSLLIISTVFLLSIKPKKLREIKEKVN
- a CDS encoding MutS-related protein, translated to MENISEIISHFNFTQTRKSKQYLVLFFSQKNFNKSQTLYTQQKLKMFLDNFQLINEYKCSENIISSTQKFLGEVNSENYNLLTKITYREFFNQTNNNISLFIEFFHRFEVVLKNFRKSYLCKEYSNEIEKYIQFIDSLSINEYHYKILNFEQRKNILTTIEAEVKNGNFLSFWNFFYMFDVYSSIAKGIQQHNLKFPQFNSDANFRIENFYHLDLKDAVKNTVEITEKNTIIFTGANMSGKSTAMKSISIIVLLAHLGVAVPAENCNIPFYESIFLFFSVNDNLKEGYSHFMQEIVNLKNVLQELKTKNCFVVFDEIFSGTNINDAAKITVDTIEGLSKHKNSMFIFSTHLNLIENYLVNNKNIMLLNLESFLADNDLIFTYKLKEGWSKLEIGKILFDQYGLNDLLKQN
- a CDS encoding DMT family transporter, with the protein product MKNYIFLAFAILFESVATSFLKASEGFTKPLQTIIFVVAMSASFYLLTHAIKVIPIGIAYAIWSAVGIVLISLVGYFVYKQSLDLPAILGIILIIIGVVIINVFSKSASH